Within Gambusia affinis linkage group LG01, SWU_Gaff_1.0, whole genome shotgun sequence, the genomic segment TGCAGTTGAGACCCAACATGCAacatgtgaatttttttaactggttaaaaattttatctaaaacaaaacGTCATAAAACAATTCTAGTACCTGCTTTCTTGCAGTAATCGCTCCCTTGTTGGGCTTGTTGGTGCTGTGGGAGCGGCCCTGATGAACCGACCCTCCTCCTGCTCGGTCACTCCAATGTGACGGCAGAGGACTCATGAACAAAATCCTTGCGATGAGCCCGTACAGCACACTGGCTACAGTTAAAGGGACCACATAGAAAAGCGTGAAGTCCAGGAAGTAGATAGGCATGTAGAAGCTCCTGGAGACGCGGTAGGCACACGTAACAACCACCCCGTTGGTGTAAACGGTTTCCTTAGTGTCTGCCAAGAAGAACCACATGGTGCAGTAGAGGGAAGTGAAGATCCAGATTCCAGCTATGATCCTTTTGGCTCTGGAGACCGTGCATAAGAACTGGGCCTTTATGGAGTGACAGATTGCAATGTAGCGTTCGATGGTGAAGGCCGTGATGGAGCACGAGGACACGTTGATGCCCAGATACTGAAGATACGTTATGCACAGGCACCCTGTGTAGCCGTAGATCCAGAAAGCCACCACATCTGAGATGTTGGGCAGGCCTGCAGCCAGGAGCACAATAAGATCAGCGACGGCCAAGCTGACCAGGTAGCAGTTCGTTGGCGTCACCATGTGTTTGGTGCGCAGGACGACGAGCACGACCATGACGTTCCCCGCGATCCCGACGCCACAAATGAGCGTCGTGAACAGTATGGTTACGACTTGTTCTTCGACAGAGTTCAGAGGCATCGCAGTCAGATTCACAAGCCGAGCGACGTCCTGGAAAACGGTGGTGTTgttctccatctttgtttttcagtccaGCAGGAACAATTCAAAGGCGAGGACCCTCAACACAGAAAACCAAGTGGAAGGCTTAGAGATACACTAGAATTATGATATAAACTTCTTATCTACTatagagaaaaaacaaacagcaagaCTTATTACCACTCTTAACATTTCTTGAATTTTCTTGGAAATTTACAAGCTCACATCTtcaaatacattgtttttaataaaggtTAATTTTAGCTCTGTGTGTGTAACAATGCCAAAATAAAGTAACTCGGCCAAAATgccttatttttatattacatgTAAAAAATCTGAGTAAATTACAGTTTCTTATAGGGctgcaattattttaatgattggatattctgatgatttattgattaattggaCAAAatattggcacattctgcagatttttcatgcaATGATTTCAGCCGTTTTTATACGATATTaggaatacattaaaatatgtaaataagcaaatatttcAGACAGCTGTGGTTggcagaaattgtttttttttttcattttaccatgtaaaattaatttcatatgGTAGAATTGATAATTTTATCAGACAAAATGATTAATCTAAATGTACAAATTTAAGTTTGTATATTTTATCACctaaaatatacaatattttattgtatatttcaTACAATtaaactgattgttttattgtataaaatgctaattatatCATGTAAAATGATCGGTTTTATTGTGCAAAATACGATCATTTTCTGGTGTAAACTGATCATTTTACTGTGTAAAATCAATTTATAAGTTTGATCAATTTCATGCAATAAAATTTACCATATGCGTACGTATGTATTCATACGGTAAATATCTGGCAACCACAGCTTCTGGTATTTCACCttaaattgtaaacatttttttctacagttcaGGGAAAAATCTACAGTATTTTAGTTTATGTTACCAAACATAAACCAAAatgctcattttcatttctggcATAATCAGACGTGTTGAAGTGTTatgctgaatgaatgaatgaatgaatgaatgaatgaatgaatgaatgaatgaatgaatgaatgtgtgtAACTGTGAAGTGCTTTAAAATTGAGTTTGTTGCTGGGGTGATGGAGACTCTGTTGCTTGTTGACAGCAGATTCTCCCCAAAGCTCAACCCCCAAAGCCTTCTGTGTCTCTATTGCATTAAAACTGAGCAGAAATGGGGAGGCCAGTGAAGCAGAACACTGAATGGTACCCCGATGTGTTTAACACCACAAAACGATGAGGGAGAAGGAGATCTATGCAAAGTTATTGGCATTAATCATCCACTGGATCCTTAATCTGGCAATATGATTGGATTAAACTGCAATGAGTTGGATTTTAACCAAATACGGTAAATATCTGGATGTAAATTGGATTTATCTGAAATAGGAAATAATTCCTGCTTTTAGCTATCAGACTTCACAATCCCCAACCCTGAGtgtctttaaatctaaattttcttTGGACTCACTTCTAgatttatttatagattaacACGTTTTCATGTGCATActtgttattttactttagctTCATTTAGCTtatatttagtcatatttaatCACCTACAATACCAcacttatttacttttttaaaacaaatttcccCTTGGG encodes:
- the LOC122838616 gene encoding thyrotropin-releasing hormone receptor-like, translated to MENNTTVFQDVARLVNLTAMPLNSVEEQVVTILFTTLICGVGIAGNVMVVLVVLRTKHMVTPTNCYLVSLAVADLIVLLAAGLPNISDVVAFWIYGYTGCLCITYLQYLGINVSSCSITAFTIERYIAICHSIKAQFLCTVSRAKRIIAGIWIFTSLYCTMWFFLADTKETVYTNGVVVTCAYRVSRSFYMPIYFLDFTLFYVVPLTVASVLYGLIARILFMSPLPSHWSDRAGGGSVHQGRSHSTNKPNKGAITARKQITKMLAVVVILFALLWMPYRTLVVVNSFIDPPYHDTWFLLFCRMCIYTNSAINPIVYNLMSQKFRVAFKKLCRCSRHGREAEYNVAIYYSVMKSSSHGSNEPVTEQEELSGQTSSRFNVTEDDASTLSA